The Leptodactylus fuscus isolate aLepFus1 chromosome 5, aLepFus1.hap2, whole genome shotgun sequence genome segment GGTAGCTCCCCTCCGCCTGGTCATGGTAGCTCCCCTCCGCCTGGTCATGGTAGCTCCATTCCTCCTGGTCATGGTATCTCCATTCCTCCTGGTCATGGTAGCTCCACTCCTCCTGGTCATGGTAGCTCCACTTATGCAATGGTCCTGATACAGGAACAAGCTTTTATAGTGCCCCTATACTGGTACATGACATGCATGAATGGGGCTGGCCGACTGGCTCAGCTGGATAAGTAGGAAAATCCTCTTGACTATTGAACTGAGCCAGAGAGCCAGCCAGCCTTCAAACAAGTCAACACGGCTAGAGGGAGAAACCCCATTCTTGTGTCATAACTTCAGTGTCCTGGTTTCAGCACCATTCCTCCTGGTCATAGTAGCTCCACTTACACAGTGGTCCTGACACAGGAACAAGCTTTTACAGTGCCCCTATACTGGTGCATGATAAGTGGCATGCTTGAATGGGGCTGGCTGGATAAGTAGAAACACCCTCTGGACTATTGAACTGAGAGCCAGCCGCCTTCAAACAAGTCAGCACGACTAGAGGCAGAAACCCCATTCCGGTGTCCTAACCCACTGGAATTAATGTCTACCAGGACTATCCCAAGGTTGCCGATACTGGTATGTTGGGGCCGATTTGGACCACAAGGTACAATtagtaacatggtggctcagtggttagtactgttgccctgcagctggagtcttgggttcgaatccagtCAAAGAATTTGTATGTTCCCCATTCTTGAGTGGGTTTCCTCtaagtactccagtttcctcccacactccaaagacatacttacaGGGAACTACTGATACAGGCAGGCAGTGTCTCTTCCCACAGTGTCAGGTGGGTGGGAATTATGTCTAACATCCTTGTTGCAGACCAAGTGACCATGACCGGGCTGCAGCTGTACTGTACCCGTAACACTACATTGATAACCGTTACAGATCTGGAGCACAAACAGTTGAACTCAGAATGGAAAGACTTCCCAAGTGTCCTTTACACAAGGATCTAACATgtgaatttttaattttccattggATGCGTACTATCAGTATAAGAGGAAACCCGTCGGTTGTACTTGCGATAGGCGTAAATATTCATCGTATGACTATAATTATTTCTGAAGTCTTCGATCGCTGATCTCTCATGAATAGACTGCTACATATAGATATCTGTTCTCAGCATTATACATTGATAAGACGGGGAAGGTTCTCTATACACATCTTGTCCCATATACGCTGTCTTGTACTGTTTTTTTGTATATGTCTTCATTCAGTTTATTtcctattatgtttttttttctattaaagctTTTCAGTATAAAGAACCCAAAGAAAATAAGATTCAAAACAAGTTATAGAAATGTAAAATAAACCATGGTACCTATCTAATCTGGAATATTACAAAGCATGGCTTGCAGTGCGAGTCTTCCTGCCAGACCTAAGAGCTATTTCAGTTATTGAATTTTCTTCTTCACGTGTTTAACACTTATGAGTTTTCTCTGGAGACAGTCATGAAGCAGGGTCTGGTGTGTGTTTGTTGTGTCCTCACTCCGATAACCACAGAGTGTTAACCCTTTTGTGTATTTCTACATTGTTGTCTGCAGCTTGTTCTATAATCTTCGTGTTTGTTCCGCCACTCCGGTTATTGTGCCGTCTTGCTGTGTTACTTTTCTGGCCTTGACTcttgttttttttgcatggtTTATTCTACTTATTTTTACTTAAAAGTCAAAATTCATAATCATTTTAATGACATTTTCTAGGGTGTGGATGTTATAGTGAACGCAAGCAGTGTAGAGGACATAGATCCTTTGGCCATAAACCAGCGCCTATCTAATGGTTCCGGGCGGCTGGCAAGTCCAGTCTTACAGCGACTGCAGATTAGAGATGAAGGAACTGCTGATCCAGTGGTAAGTAAATCGTAATGGGGGAGGTTTATTAAAGTGGGTTTCCTGGCAGAGCAAaaattaaatagatagatattttagAAAGCTCTGTTAgcgctagtaatgggttaataagtacacacaTATACCTCTAGCAGTGTTTGTAGTGATTTATGGGTGTGTCTGGTTGCTGCTGGCaatctctgcctttgtttactgttgtagcttcctgctgtgcagcttcctgtgtggCTTCTACACTAGTTCTCTCTCTCCTACACTCCCCTCCCCGTCTCCCAAGCCTAGCAATCTTGTCCATTGCTAGCTCCTCCCGCCCTTCACCAGTCTCCATAGCCTAACAATCcctcccattactagcccctcccacccttacccatctcccaagcctacctaatctgcccattactagcccctccgcCCCTCCCCAGTCTTCATAGCCTAGCGATCCCTCCCATTACTAGCTCTGCCCGTCCTTTCCCAGTCTCTATAGCCTAGCGATCCCACTCATTACTAGCTCCTTCCTCccttccccatctcccaagcctagtgatcctgcccattactagctcctccccccttccccagtcTCCATAGCCTagagatcccacccattactagcctctCCCACCCTTCGCCGTTTCCCAAGCCTAGCGATCCTCTCCATTACTAGCCTCTCCCACCCTTTCCCATCTCTCAAGactagcgatcctgcccattatTAGCTCCTCCGCCCTTCCCCAGTCTCCAtagcctagcgatcccacccattactagcctctCCCACCCTTCGCCATCTCCCAAGCCTAGCAATCCTCTCCATtactatcccctcccacctttccccaGTCTCCATAGCCTAGCGATTCCTCCCATTACTAGTTCCTCCCACCCTTCCCCAGTCTACATAGcctagcgatcccgcccattGTGCACGGGGGGTGAATATGCCAGTATTATTAAGAAGCTTGTGCGCCAGAATCAAAACCTATAGCTCATGGCAACTTTCTGGGGCAAGTTTATAATAAATCTGTAGGCAGAGGTGTCCCCTCTGTACAAGGTGGCACATATATTGGTGCAAACTAACATGCAAAAACAATGTGATTTTGATAAATTGTCACCGACATGTTGACCATAGATGTTACAAATGGTTCTGGTTACATCCATTGTATTTTCTCCCACTGCATAGACCTCCTATTCTATAGTCTTCTATGTTTTTCATGTTTGCTTGAGACAAAAGTATAATCTTAGATACATACACTTAGAGAGTGCAAATACACAACATTTCTCCTGACCATTAACGTACTATGTATCTTTGGCGCTATGGCCAGCTTGAATGTTAGAAGCGAGAGTCATGTGGCCAAATTCTTATCTgtgtttaacaaaaaaataataagaagTTTAGACAATTTGTTGAGTACGGACAGATTTatctcagaattttttttccgttTTCACAGGGAACCAATTACCAGAAGACAGACGCGGCGGTGGAGATGAAACGTCTCAACAGGGAACAGTTTTGGGAGCAAGCCAAAGTAAATGCCACAATGCCTTTCTGTTTTGGCTCGGTCTTAAAGGGATCTTGTTAATGCCGTCTAATCTACCGGCAGGAGGAACTCCGCAGATTGTGGAAATAAAAATCCCTATAAGGGTATAcccacatctgtgccagaggttCCCTATGTATCTTTACAAACACCGTGTGTATCGTCCAGTACATATAATGGAAACTTTCCTTCCTATTCCTTCTTTGCTTTCTTTCCATGTTCTGTATTGGTCGCTGACTAACGGCTAATATGTTCTTatcagagagaagaggaggaaaggaagcaAGAAGAAAGGCAGAAGGCTCTCGAGGAAAGATTGCGCTTTGAGCAGGAACGCATGGAACAAGAGCGAAAAGAGCAAGAAGAACGAGAGAAACGTTACCAGGAAAGAGAGCAGCAAATAGAGGAACACAGGTacctatatctgatcatacaaaGGTCTTCCTAAAGACAATATATTATCTGCGAATATATACAGCGTATAGCaccgtatatacacagtatagcactatacaATATACACCCAGATAAGACTCTGTATCACCCCTGGTCACCGGGGAAGATGGTGAAGGGTGCGGGGTGATATTTTCCCATAACCTTCTGAAAAGTTTAATAATCTATAAAACTCCCCTAATTCATTGCAGCTGCTGTAATGGCACACGCCCTGCGGTATTGTCTATACAGACAGTGTAAGGGGTGCGAGTACCTTTTTGGCAGCTGCAATGAATCTGAATCCGTTGACTGTCGAAGCTGATAATATTTAGAGATTGTATCTTCAATATGAATATCTCAAGGAAGATTTAAGAAATAAAACCTAGATACACTATATAATCGAAGAGACTAACCTTTGACGTgtgtgaacttaaagggattctatcattagaatcccgttttaagctaaacccacgtcggaatagccttaaataaGGCTatccttcccctacctttaggtgtcttctccgcgccgccattcctcaGAGATcacggttttcgtccatatgccaATTAGTttgcttgcagcactgggggctgtccccagcactcaaacagcaccgaGGGCGTGacctgtgctgcgagagaactatctTTCCTCTTGTTCACCGCcttcgcctcttcttccttgtcccgtcacGTCATTTTCaaaaagcgccgactgtgcatATCCGTCGccgttttcctgtggccgaatgggaaGAAGAGGTGGAGGCAATGAACAAAAAGAAgacggcgctggatagttttctcgcagcacaggggacgcccccagagctgcaagaaagcgaattagcatatggacgaaaaccgggaatctactgaacggcggcgctgagaaaacatctaaaggtaggggaaaaatagtctttcttaggccggagccccatgggatgtaaacgccgcgattttgccgcagcggagatgctgcgggaaaaatcgtggcattgtacagtgcaggaaaagtggatgggattcatgcgaatccccacttagcggaaaagatcgcagcgcggacacgttgcgatttgcaaagccgctgcggctttgcaaatcgcagcatgtcaactatatgtacggaaacgccggcggctttcccctTTAAGAATGAAAAAAATGGCCAAGTACATGAAAACATGGAAAGTGAATGTGTGTATTTAACATCATCATAGTTTACGCATATTTTTGCTATTTGACAGAAGGAAACAGCAATTCGAAGAGGCAGAAGAGGCAAAGAAACGATTACAGAGCAATTCCATATTTGTGAGTTGATCTCAAACCCCTAGGCCTTTACTCGCCCCTATAGGGAGCCGGCAGTGCTTTATTATTGTTAATAGAACTGTCTGTTTATACCCTGCCAGATGGACCAGAGAGAGGACGACGAGGCAGCAGAACACAAGAGGACAGAAAGTGAAGTGGAGGTGtgtggtgttttgtttttgtttttttctgcaaataaCCATGGAccccagtagcaaaatttgtaatAGGGCCCTACTGTAACCGGATTACCTTAATACCTAAAGTTCACGATTATTTTGGTGTTcaaacagtgatatcacagtacagggataatacacacagtgatgtcacagtacagagataatacacatggtaatgtcaaagtacagggataatacagtgatgtcacagtacagagataatacacacagtgatgtcacagtacagggataaatacacacagtgatgtcacagtacagggatataccaTCAAAATAATGAAAGAACCATTAGTTACTTGCTAAGTCCTCCCAATATTCCAGCGCCCCCACTCTGGAGCCCCTGTCAGTCTTTCTTTACTGTGCTAGTGATGGTGTGTCCTCCTCCATACATGACCCCTGCAGTCCATCACTACCCTCAGTACGCTCACCGCGGTGGGCTCTGACATTGCTTACAACAGATACGACTGTAGACTGCACCATGTCTGCCGAACAAGAAAAGACTGACAGAGAGCCGCTGGGTGGGCGACACTGGGAGACTCGGGGATCTAACAGCTAAGCAATGGTTCATTTTATATTTTACCCCATTCCCTGTCCCTCAGCATCCCCTCAAAAACCCTTTTAACTCTGACtggatttcaatggataaaaatGACATTTGGCGTCAAGAACATGTTTACCAGGCACTCTGTACAGTGTTTTTGGAAATGGAGGGGGAGTTGAACTTCCAGTACTGACTTTGTGTAGCTTTTCCTggcattattctgtaactttccccAATACTGCGCCGTTCTTATCATAAAGGTTCATTCACAATTATGCAAACCGATATtagttttattaatattattattttactattgtggttatttattgttctttataataattatttagcattattattattattttttattattgttttattagtatgattatattattattattatttttatttttaaaattattttattattagtattattattagtattattattattattatttcttattaacaacaataataataataatttcctgAACTTTCCACAGGAGGCTGCTGCCATTATCGCCCAGCGTACAGAAAACCCCAGGGAGTTTTTCAAGCAACAAGAGAAAGCTTCAGATGTTAATGTTTCCTTGCTAGCACCTCGGACCGGTATGTTTACACAGTAATGGACTATAATCTGCATTGTCATGGCTTCCGGCAACTTCTGTCCGTATCCCAAAAACAAGTCACTACAAAGGGTCCATTGACATTAGGGAATTGCCAGGTTTGCTGTTATTGTCTACTGTCTACACTACTGGAGCCCGATACCATCGTACATAAGATTTTACAAAATCCCATCCCGCCGCTTCCACTATAACATGGAGTGCAGTGATCTGCCTTGTTGGTTTTTGACCACTCAAAATTTGAAGACAATGGATCAATAAAATGTCTGCGTTGTAGTCCTGTTGTTCCCCTATTTGATGGCTTTCTTCCCTATCTTGTAGCAGTGAGAAGCTCCTCAGAAGCAGGACCACCTCGTACTCCCGAGAAGGAACGTCGTAGTAGCTTGGGTGAAGAGTGGAACAAAGCCCTGAGTTCTGAGCAGACTGTCCAAGATGGCGCGTGGGAGCCCCAAGGGCTCACAGAAGACGTTTTTATGGAGACAAGAGATGAAGATGGAGGATTCCCAGCCGCTCCACAATTGACAGGGAGCGAGGAAGAAGCGGTTATGGAGCTGGGAGAGATTGACTTGATGTCAGACACTCGTCCCCCTCCAACACAAGAAGCTCCTAGTCTTCTTGATCTGTGGCAGAACGATGAACCTCAGGAATCCACCTGGACGGATGGCAATTTGATGACATCCAATGAGGACATCCAAACAGAGCAAAAACCCCTTGGGGAAACGGAGACGTGTCCTCCTGTCCCTGAGGATAACCTTCTGAACTTTGAGGAGCTACCACAACCACCCCCTACCTTCTGTGACATGGAGGCAGAGGAGGATCCCCAGAGTATCATTCACATTGAGGGTCCTCACCAGATGACATTGAGCTATCAGCACGCCCTGCAGGAGGCGTCTTGTCATCAGCCGGAGCTTACAGACTCTCTTCTCACAAATGGAGAGACATCTCAAAGAGAAGGAACTCAGGTGTGCCACACGTTATCATATGCATGCTAAATCTGTACTATCTGTACTCCCTTTAACCAGTTCCTGACTAGGCAGAGTTGTATTAAGATGTATTTTTATACCAAATTCTGGAGGTGACCTGACTTGATGATGCTGGGGGTAACAACCATCAGACCTTGGCAGTCCGCTGACTATTGAATCCATAGCTATATAGCAGTCTACAGCTACGGTGTTAGATACGATTACGATTTCCCTGTCCGTCTTGAAATGGGTGCAATAAATATTGGGAATAATAGTAGTGTCCACCATGAGTCCTAGATTTATGGATTTGGCACAGTCCATCTAGCAGAACAGCGTATCTTGTGGTCTTGCTATTGGTTTGGAAAGAAGCATCATCACTGCCAGGTTCGCTTTATGGCGAGCTGTGAAATAGTCGCTTACATTCAATGTCAACGATCCTTTGCGACGATATAGAACATTTTTTTGACAATGACGACATCCTTTTTATAAAATACATCAAACAGAGGCTTAAAGTAACACATACTTATACGGCGCTCACACTTGAACCTTGTACCTGTCCGCCATGATGTCCCGAGATGgtttgccggcggtcagcttaaaatcccattaatttcaatgggtttttaaagcataccgccggtgtccatatgcagcctcttcgctgtgaaaccgtttttttggcaCGGATGCCAAGTCGgagatgcaggactttgtgtcaatgcaaaaaaaacccccaaaaaaacggtttcacgatggagaggctgcatatgtacaccggaggtttgctttaaaaacccattgaaatgaatgggattttaagctgaccgccagcaagccatcTCAGGGCATCATGGCGGAAAGGTTCAAGTGTGAACGCCGCATTACCTGTCCGTTGGGCCAGCAGAGAGTCTCCGTTTGATTCCCCAGTCTTCGTTGACCATATGCCTGTGCACGAACATGTCATCCATCAGTGGCCGAGCGCTGATGCCATGTTTGTACAGGACATCGCGACTCAGCCGACACGCTACTGTGGAGGCCAAAGGTCTGGAACGTGGACGGAGGCTCATTGCTGGATCCCCAGCCAGATGGACAGGTAGATATGTAATCTTTCATCTATGGCGACCATATGAAAGCATCATCTTAGAtagaaatctgcagagaaaaatctAAGCTAATTAATGGATTTTTTGCTGGTAAATAACATTCCACACTGGGCGCTCGGATTAGACAAGCGTCGGCCAACGCGCACTGTGGTCTTCCTACTCTTCCCCGATGGCAGATATTGGAAAGCTTCGACATGTTGTTTTTACAGGATGTAAGAAAGGAGTCTGGCATTGGCTTAGTTCCTTCTCTCCATTGGGAATACATGCACGCTTGGCCAATTCAAGGATGCATGGCGATGGGGGAGTCGGGCGGAAAAGCTCTTGTCTATATCGTGTGTGGCTGACAGCTATTTTAGGTTTATGGCCCGATTTAGAGTCTCGGGAGATTCCCGTTTTCTTTGCTATCTGCTGACAATCTGTTGCCTATAGCGAGCGTAGCTTGCCGTTCCTAACACAACAGATGACTCATTAGACTCCTCGGCGTATCACTTCCTCCAATCTTTTACTGATCACATCTTCCAAAAACAACCATGTTTATTAAAGATTAATTAAGATTAATTTTTACACCTCGGAACATATCCTGTACAATACTGCTGGTGTGAAATGATATTTTCGCGTTCGGGCCTTAAAAGGGgcgttgcagattttattttttaagatgtAATAGAACCAAGAACATAAATAAATTGCTCTTCTCTCTCGGATCTTCCGTTTCCAGTTCAATCTTCTGTTTACAGGCCTTCTAGCTGATGTCAACAGTGACTTCCCGTTTCTGGTAGGGCTTAGTGGTGCCCTCTTCACAAATGGTACAGCCCATGCAGTTGTGATTGGTCGCCTAGGACAATGTCACTGCTGATGTCATCTGGGGCGGTGGCCTGTATACAGAAGAACCAGGCTGCTGCCCTGGAATCGGGGGACTGGGGAGAGATGAGTATTGTATGACCTTTACATAGAAATTCGAGGATGTGTTCAGTCTTGTATTGACTTGGGGAACTAATAGAAGTTTCTTGTCTTTCTCGCTCTCCAGGCAAGTGAAGGTTACTTTAGCCAGTCACAGGATGAAGACTTTGCTCAGTCCGATGACATGTCGGCTAAAGCACCGCCACCAGTGTTCTACAACAAACCACCAGGTAATAAATCATTTTGTCATCTgaggttattttatttatttttcataaacCAATTTTTCAGTGACGTGAAGAACATGATGGGGACGGCGAAGGTCATGTACCTTGTACAGAAGGGAATACTGACCCGACACGAAGAAGAAAACCTGACATTGTAATCCTTCATTTACAGATCTGAGCATTACTACCGGACACTGTATACTACGGGGTACATAGGCACTTTATATGCCAGTTATTGCCATGAAAAAGTGGCATTTGCCCATAGCACAAAAACACACGTGACGTGACACACACACCTGTATCTGTAATGCCCCAGAAGGGGGCAAGGCCGTTGCAATTGGCGCCATAGTTTTACTATAACGTtattttaagaggacctttcaccagttccaattcttagcatctattaatagtcgctgctccactgactctggttcagttggaattttttctctagcccccaccgttcctgagcagtcagtgctgatagttttggtgcctgatatactattcagGCTCTGTACTgcccggagggtggtgtcaggcaggagcagacaaggggtgtgactctgagctctgacactggctgcctctgattggagctctgaatcacaccccctgcctgacaccgcccttctgctATTAAAGAGCTCAAATAgcagatcaggcaccaaaactaactgcgcttgttgctcaggaatggtgggcgacagagaaaaaattccaactgctctaaAATTAGTGGAGTTTCATCTattcacagatgctaagaacttaaaTTGGAGGAGGTGGTAAAAGGACCCATACGACTCCTTCTTTAGCCGCCGCTTGTCACACAATTCTTTATTCCAGTTCTTTTACATAGGTAAATGTAGGGATAATGTGAGTCCTTACCAAGCTGCGCATAAACAGAGTTACCTGGATTGTGTAAGGCGACCCCCATTTCAGGCCGACACTTGACCTATGTTCCAAGATTGTTTCCGAAAATTTCGGACTATCCCAACATTTCGGGAGAGTTGGTAAATATGAAATGCTTAGTAAATAGGCAGTTTACTCCATAACATAACCGTGTGCAGTCGGCGCCCCTAGTGGTAGCTTTGTGAGGACAGAATTATTCTAATTTATCGGCCTATCCATGTTGTCCTTTTAGGCCATGTTCACGTGTAACAGGTTCTGCCTGTAAAATCCACAACTAAGTTCAGTACAAGGCGCACGAGTTAAATTATACCCAAAAAAAGAAACCAAACCTGAAGTGAACAGTAGGCGTCTATAACTTTCTAGGCTACCAGTTGCATATGCCGCAGTATTGTGTGTTTCGCTGATGTATATGCTGTATGGAGTTGTCGAGCACAATGTAAAGTGCGGATAATGGGACCTCCTGCCGGGTGCAATCACTCATTTTGTTGCTCCTTACATAAGCTACAACAGTCAACTTTAAGGCAAATTTATGGCAATGGAAGACGGGTCATTGTTATAGCGATGGCGTACGGCTGGTGACTAAATAATCCTGCTAATACTGTGTTGTAGCCTTTAAGGTGAATCGCCATGTTTTTACTAATTTTAGATACGACATTCTTTGGGAATTTAgttcattttttaatatatttctatAGAGGTCAGAGATTTGTTTTTCTGTGACGGAGTTCCAGATTCCCGGCATTGATAATGAGCAATAATAAAGTGTTCTGCCGTCATATAATTCGAAAACATTTCAGGAATTCTCAGTCTTGTAGGGATTGTGAGATGGTGACGggaagagtgctggagtccagatatatcagccccaggtctctgatgtatgtgtggtccagggcgggtctgagTAGGCTTCTGTCTGAGTAGGCCTCTGTCTGAGTAGGCCTCTGTCTGAGTAGGCCCCTGTCTGAGTAGGCCCCTGTCTGAGTAGGCCCCTGTCTGAGTAGGCCCCTGTCTGAGTAGGCCCCTGTCTGAGTAGGCCCCTGTCTGAGTAGGCCCCTGTCTGAGTAGGCCTCTGTCTGAGTAGGTCTGAGTAGGCCCCTGTCTGAGTAGGCCCCTGTCTGAGTAGGCCCCTGTCTGAGTAGGCCCCTGTCTGAGTAGGCCCCTGTCTGAGTAGGCCCCTGTCTGAGTAGGCCCCTGTCTGAGTAGGCCCCTGTCTGAGTAGGCCCCTGTCTGAGTAGGCCCCTGTCTGAGTAGGCCCCTGTCTGAGTAGGCCCCTGTCTGAGTAGGCCCATGTCTGAGTAGGCCTCCGTCTGAATAGGCCTGAGTAGGCCTCGGTCGGAGTAGGTCTGTGTAGGCCTCCATAGGAGTAGGTCTGAGTAGGCCTCTGTCTGAGTAGGCCTCTGTCTGAGTAGGCCTCTGTCTGAGTAGGCCTCTGTCTGAGTAGGCCTCTGTCTGAGTAGGCCTCTGTCTGAGTAGGCCTCTGTCTGAGTAGGCCTCGGTCGGAGTAGGCCTCGGTCGGAGTAGGTCTGTGTAGGCCTCCATCGGAGTAGGTCTGAGTAGGCCTCCGTCTGAGCAGGCCTCTGTCTGAGcgactaaacagaactgataacttaactatacatgtggcttacttccagccatgcGAACAAGTACAATATTGCCTCGCCGGTCTTAGGGTTACAGAACAGAAccagacacctcctttcacctcatggaactgccctgaaATGAAGGATCTTCAGCTTTTTCtgccccagtaatgagcccaggatctacaccttctcactatatatatatatatatatatatatatatatatatatatatatatatatatatatatatatatatatataataaaaactacataaaatCCTTCTAAGATAGTAAAGGGCTTAGAGAGGAAGAGGCGGCCTACCAGTACGTTCCCAGAGCACAATTGGGAGGCGAAAGCCTTTCTTCTCTCCCCCATACAGTGTTCCAACACACGTGACGGACCcagctctactctatgtacaagtatGTGATGAGACTGAGCACAGAGACGTCCGACACCCCACTTCCAACTATGGCGGGACCTATGCGGGAATACACCATTTAAGACTTGTCTTCATCTCTTTCCAATCTCACGTATAAGTATGCTGTCTTTATGTATTGCAGAGATCGACATTACGTGTTGGGACTCCGACCcggtgatggaggaagaggaagaagatgaagaaggaggcggcttTGGTGAAAGTGCTTAGTCATCCCTCCTTCATGTCCACGTGCTAATCCACGTGACTCAAAATATGTGACACAGCCGTTTAACAGCAAAGTATTGTAGTAATGGCTGAGGCTTCTGCCCTTGCTGGAGCCGTGCTAGTAAGACCCTGCCTGCTTCCCCCCCTCCTCTCTTTGCCACCATATGTGATTTCGGGGGTTGGGGGGGTCGGAGCCAGGTTGTCATTTACTTCTCCACCTTTCAGTTATACTTTTCTATATATTCTAATAAGCCAGTCTTAGCCTTGCTGGCATCTCTCTGCTTTATTTGACACGATTATGGGGATTGCTATTGACCCCCCCCCTAGGTTGAGCAGAACTTGTGCATCAGATCCAGGAGCAGCAGCCGAGCCCCTGGTTTCCTCAGTGTTATTTGCtggattttctttcttttttttgttttttttttgaccagCCTGTGCCGACTGCCTTTTGCATTCGGATTGAAGGATGCGGAGAGGATTTCTTGTTGTAGTTTTATCTTTGTAACTTGTTCCTGCAGCTTTTTGAGGAAACAAAATAGAAACTTATGGCAATAATTAACCCTTAATACCCCTGCACTTCCCCACAGGGC includes the following:
- the DBN1 gene encoding drebrin isoform X2; protein product: MASVSFKAHRLELLAAYHDVIQEQTPIDWALYTYEDGSDNLILSASGGGGLPDLSSHFENQKVMYGFCSVKEPHAMLARYVLINWVGEDVPDARKCQCASHVAQVADFFQGVDVIVNASSVEDIDPLAINQRLSNGSGRLASPVLQRLQIRDEGTADPVGTNYQKTDAAVEMKRLNREQFWEQAKREEEERKQEERQKALEERLRFEQERMEQERKEQEEREKRYQEREQQIEEHRRKQQFEEAEEAKKRLQSNSIFMDQREDDEAAEHKRTESEVEEAAAIIAQRTENPREFFKQQEKASDVNVSLLAPRTAVRSSSEAGPPRTPEKERRSSLGEEWNKALSSEQTVQDGAWEPQGLTEDVFMETRDEDGGFPAAPQLTGSEEEAVMELGEIDLMSDTRPPPTQEAPSLLDLWQNDEPQESTWTDGNLMTSNEDIQTEQKPLGETETCPPVPEDNLLNFEELPQPPPTFCDMEAEEDPQSIIHIEGPHQMTLSYQHALQEASCHQPELTDSLLTNGETSQREGTQASEGYFSQSQDEDFAQSDDMSAKAPPPVFYNKPPEIDITCWDSDPVMEEEEEDEEGGGFGESA
- the DBN1 gene encoding drebrin isoform X1 gives rise to the protein MASVSFKAHRLELLAAYHDVIQEQTPIDWALYTYEDGSDNLILSASGGGGLPDLSSHFENQKVMYGFCSVKEPHAMLARYVLINWVGEDVPDARKCQCASHVAQVADFFQGVDVIVNASSVEDIDPLAINQRLSNGSGRLASPVLQRLQIRDEGTADPVGTNYQKTDAAVEMKRLNREQFWEQAKREEEERKQEERQKALEERLRFEQERMEQERKEQEEREKRYQEREQQIEEHRRKQQFEEAEEAKKRLQSNSIFNCLFIPCQMDQREDDEAAEHKRTESEVEEAAAIIAQRTENPREFFKQQEKASDVNVSLLAPRTAVRSSSEAGPPRTPEKERRSSLGEEWNKALSSEQTVQDGAWEPQGLTEDVFMETRDEDGGFPAAPQLTGSEEEAVMELGEIDLMSDTRPPPTQEAPSLLDLWQNDEPQESTWTDGNLMTSNEDIQTEQKPLGETETCPPVPEDNLLNFEELPQPPPTFCDMEAEEDPQSIIHIEGPHQMTLSYQHALQEASCHQPELTDSLLTNGETSQREGTQASEGYFSQSQDEDFAQSDDMSAKAPPPVFYNKPPEIDITCWDSDPVMEEEEEDEEGGGFGESA